In Sedimenticola thiotaurini, the following proteins share a genomic window:
- the rpoB gene encoding DNA-directed RNA polymerase subunit beta, translating into MAYSFTEKKRIRKDFGKRPSILEVPFLLATQIDSYRRFLQEGVAIADRADVGLHAAFKSVFPIESYSGNAVLEYVSYRLGTPVFDVRECQLRGATYAAPLRVLVRLVIYDKDAPAKSKVVKDIREQEVYMGEMPLMTDNGTFVINGTERVIVSQLHRSPGVFFDHDKGKTHSSGKLLFSARVIPYRGSWLDFEFDPKDNVFVRIDRRRKLPATVLLRALGYNTEQMLDMFFETDKIALSKKSGKLTLVPERLRGETATFDIKVGKKVIVEAGRRVTARHIRELEKAEVKSLDVPFEFLYGKTIAHDVVDQDTGEVLVSANDELNEEVLESLIENGVKKIETLFTNDLDQGPYLSTTLRIDTTANALEAQVEIYRMMRPGEPPTKEAAEKLFNSLFFTPDRYDLSAVGRMKFNKRLGRDEVTGEGVLSNEDIVDVLKELINIRNGHGIVDDIDHLGNRRIRSVGEMAENQFRVGLVRVERAVRERLTLAESEGLMPQEMINAKPVSAAIKEFFGSSQLSQFMDQNNPLSEVTHKRRVSALGPGGLARERAGFEVRDVHPTHYGRVCPIETPEGPNIGLINSLAVYARTNDYGFLETPYRVVKDGLVTDKIDYLSAIEEGRYVIAQASAVVDEKGYLSDELIPCRYQNETMLTSPDQIQYMDVSPKQIVSVAASMIPFLEHDDANRALMGSNMQRQAVPTLRAEKPLVGTGMERAVAVDSGVTVVAKRGGLVEEVDAARIVVRVNDEETVAGESGVDIYNLTKYTRSNQNTCINQRPLVKPGDKITRGDVMADGPSTDLGELALGQNMRVAFMPWNGYNFEDSILVSERVVQEDRFTTIHIEELTCMARDTKLGSEEITGDIPNVGEAALAKLDESGIVYVGAEVKEGDILVGKVTPKGETQLTPEEKLLRAIFGEKAADVKDTSLRVSSGRVGTVIDVQVFTRDGVEKDARALQIENAELERVKKDLDDQLRIMEEDTFQRVEKMLLGKVADGGPNQLKSGAKITKAYLAELDQDRWLEIRLHNEEAAAQLEAIAEQVKAQREEFREKFEEKRRKLTTSDDLAPGVLKMVKVYVAVKRRIQPGDKMAGRHGNKGVISMIQPVEDMPFDENGEPVDIVLNPLGVPSRMNVGQVLETHLGWAAKGVGEKIGKMLEAKAKIAELRKYLDQVYNTSGKPEDLDSFSDDEIIELATNLKKGVPMATPVFDGASEEEIRALLKLADLPESGQTTLFDGRTGEAFDRQVTVGYMYVLKLNHLVDDKMHARSTGPYSLVTQQPLGGKAQFGGQRFGEMEVWALEAYGAAYTLQEMLTVKSDDVTGRTRMYKNIVDGNHQMEAGMPESFNVLVKEIRSLGINIELERE; encoded by the coding sequence ATGGCCTATTCTTTCACTGAGAAAAAGCGTATTCGTAAGGATTTCGGCAAGCGTCCGAGTATCCTGGAAGTGCCTTTTCTTTTGGCGACACAGATTGACTCTTATCGCAGATTTCTGCAGGAAGGTGTCGCGATAGCGGACCGCGCGGACGTGGGATTGCACGCCGCATTCAAATCGGTTTTCCCTATTGAAAGCTATTCTGGAAATGCGGTGCTCGAGTACGTCAGCTACCGTCTCGGTACGCCAGTCTTCGATGTGCGGGAGTGTCAGCTCCGGGGCGCCACCTATGCTGCGCCGCTGCGGGTTCTGGTCCGGTTGGTTATCTACGATAAAGATGCGCCGGCAAAATCCAAAGTAGTGAAAGATATCCGTGAGCAGGAAGTCTACATGGGCGAGATGCCTCTGATGACTGACAACGGTACCTTCGTTATCAACGGTACCGAGCGGGTCATTGTCTCCCAGCTGCATCGCTCTCCCGGTGTGTTTTTCGACCATGACAAGGGCAAGACCCACAGCTCCGGAAAGCTGCTGTTCTCGGCCCGGGTGATCCCTTACCGCGGCTCCTGGCTGGATTTCGAGTTCGACCCCAAGGACAACGTATTCGTCCGTATTGACCGGCGCCGCAAGCTGCCGGCCACGGTGCTGTTGCGCGCCCTCGGTTACAACACCGAGCAGATGCTCGACATGTTCTTCGAAACCGACAAGATCGCTTTGAGCAAAAAGTCCGGGAAACTGACCCTGGTGCCGGAGCGTCTGCGTGGTGAGACCGCGACCTTCGATATCAAGGTGGGCAAGAAGGTCATCGTGGAAGCTGGACGTCGTGTCACCGCTCGCCACATCCGGGAACTTGAAAAGGCCGAAGTGAAGTCGCTCGATGTGCCGTTTGAGTTTCTGTACGGCAAAACCATTGCGCACGACGTGGTGGATCAGGATACCGGCGAAGTGCTGGTCTCTGCCAACGACGAATTGAATGAAGAGGTGCTGGAGAGCCTGATCGAAAACGGTGTCAAGAAGATCGAAACCCTGTTCACCAACGATCTGGATCAGGGACCCTATCTCTCCACCACCCTGCGCATCGATACCACCGCCAATGCCCTGGAGGCACAGGTGGAGATCTATCGCATGATGCGTCCCGGCGAGCCGCCTACCAAGGAAGCGGCTGAGAAACTGTTTAACAGCCTGTTCTTCACGCCTGATCGTTACGACCTCTCGGCCGTTGGCCGGATGAAGTTCAACAAGCGTCTGGGTCGGGACGAAGTGACCGGCGAAGGTGTCCTCTCCAACGAGGACATCGTGGATGTGCTCAAAGAGCTGATCAATATCCGCAACGGCCACGGCATTGTTGATGATATCGATCACCTGGGTAACCGCCGCATCCGTTCCGTGGGTGAAATGGCGGAAAATCAGTTCCGGGTAGGTCTGGTTCGGGTGGAACGGGCTGTACGGGAACGTCTGACCCTGGCGGAATCCGAGGGCCTGATGCCCCAGGAGATGATCAACGCCAAGCCGGTTTCTGCTGCGATCAAGGAGTTTTTCGGCTCCAGCCAGCTGTCCCAGTTTATGGATCAGAACAATCCACTCTCGGAAGTGACGCACAAACGTCGTGTCTCGGCGCTCGGCCCGGGTGGTCTGGCGCGGGAACGGGCTGGCTTCGAGGTGCGCGATGTGCATCCGACACACTACGGTCGTGTCTGCCCGATTGAGACCCCTGAAGGCCCCAATATTGGTCTGATCAACTCGTTGGCCGTGTATGCCCGTACCAATGATTACGGGTTCCTGGAAACTCCCTACCGGGTGGTGAAGGATGGTCTGGTGACAGACAAGATCGACTACCTGTCGGCCATTGAAGAGGGGCGCTACGTTATTGCCCAGGCCAGTGCGGTGGTGGACGAGAAGGGTTATCTGTCTGATGAACTGATCCCGTGTCGCTACCAGAACGAGACCATGCTCACCAGTCCCGATCAGATTCAGTATATGGATGTGTCGCCGAAGCAGATTGTCTCGGTGGCGGCTTCCATGATTCCGTTCCTGGAGCACGATGACGCCAACCGCGCCCTGATGGGATCGAACATGCAGCGTCAGGCTGTGCCGACCCTGCGGGCCGAAAAACCCCTGGTGGGAACCGGTATGGAGCGGGCCGTAGCGGTCGACTCCGGTGTGACGGTGGTAGCCAAGCGTGGCGGCCTGGTCGAAGAAGTGGACGCGGCCCGTATTGTGGTACGTGTCAACGACGAAGAGACGGTTGCCGGTGAGTCCGGTGTGGATATCTATAACCTCACCAAGTACACCCGGTCCAACCAGAACACTTGCATCAACCAGCGTCCGCTGGTCAAACCGGGGGACAAAATTACCCGCGGCGATGTGATGGCGGATGGTCCCTCCACCGATCTGGGTGAATTGGCGCTGGGTCAGAATATGCGTGTCGCCTTTATGCCCTGGAACGGCTACAACTTCGAGGACTCCATCCTGGTCTCGGAGCGGGTGGTTCAGGAGGATCGTTTCACCACGATTCATATCGAAGAGCTGACCTGCATGGCCCGGGACACCAAGCTGGGTTCTGAAGAGATCACCGGCGATATCCCCAATGTGGGGGAGGCGGCGCTGGCGAAGCTGGATGAGTCCGGTATCGTCTACGTGGGCGCCGAAGTGAAAGAGGGCGATATCCTGGTCGGCAAGGTAACACCAAAGGGTGAGACCCAGCTGACTCCGGAGGAGAAGTTGCTGCGCGCCATCTTTGGCGAGAAGGCGGCGGACGTGAAGGATACCTCACTGCGTGTCTCCTCAGGACGGGTGGGTACGGTTATCGATGTTCAGGTCTTCACCCGTGATGGTGTGGAGAAAGATGCCCGCGCACTGCAGATTGAAAATGCCGAGCTGGAACGGGTCAAGAAGGATCTGGATGATCAGCTGCGCATCATGGAGGAGGACACCTTCCAGCGTGTCGAGAAGATGCTCCTGGGCAAGGTGGCCGATGGTGGTCCGAATCAGCTCAAGTCCGGTGCCAAGATCACCAAGGCTTACCTGGCCGAGCTGGATCAGGACCGTTGGCTGGAGATTCGCCTGCACAATGAAGAGGCGGCTGCCCAGTTGGAGGCCATTGCCGAACAGGTCAAGGCCCAGCGCGAAGAGTTCCGTGAGAAGTTCGAGGAGAAGCGGCGCAAGCTCACCACCAGTGATGATCTGGCCCCCGGTGTGCTGAAAATGGTCAAGGTGTATGTGGCGGTGAAGCGTCGTATTCAGCCGGGTGACAAGATGGCTGGTCGACACGGTAACAAGGGTGTGATCTCCATGATCCAGCCGGTCGAAGATATGCCGTTTGATGAGAATGGTGAGCCGGTGGATATCGTGTTGAACCCCCTCGGCGTACCGTCACGTATGAATGTGGGACAGGTACTGGAGACCCACCTGGGCTGGGCGGCAAAAGGTGTTGGCGAAAAGATCGGCAAGATGCTGGAAGCCAAGGCGAAGATTGCCGAGCTGCGCAAATACCTGGATCAGGTCTATAACACCAGCGGCAAGCCGGAAGATCTGGACAGTTTCAGCGACGATGAGATCATCGAGCTGGCGACCAATCTGAAAAAAGGTGTGCCGATGGCGACGCCGGTGTTCGACGGGGCGTCTGAAGAAGAGATCCGCGCGTTGCTGAAGCTGGCGGATCTACCGGAGAGTGGTCAGACAACGCTGTTTGACGGCAGAACGGGAGAGGCCTTCGATCGCCAGGTGACGGTCGGCTACATGTATGTGCTGAAACTGAATCACCTGGTGGATGACAAGATGCATGCCCGGTCAACCGGACCTTACAGTCTGGTTACCCAGCAGCCGTTGGGTGGTAAGGCACAGTTCGGTGGACAACGCTTTGGTGAGATGGAGGTTTGGGCGTTGGAGGCCTACGGCGCCGCCTATACTCTCCAGGAGATGCTTACCGTCAAATCTGATGATGTCACCGGGCGTACCCGGATGTACAAGAACATTGTCGATGGTAATCACCAGATGGAGGCCGGTATGCCCGAGTCCTTCAACGTGCTGGTCAAAGAGATAC